Genomic DNA from Clavibacter michiganensis:
CCCCGAGCTCGGCCTCGTCTTCCCCGAGGAGGCGGGCGAGCCGCTCCTCTCCCCGAAGGACCTCGAGGCGCCGACGCTCGCCGAGGCGGCGGCCGCCGGACTCCTCCCCACCTGGTCGGACATGCGCGCCTTCCACGACTCGCAGAAGGTGAGCTGACCCATGAAGGGCATCATCCTGGCCGGCGGATCCGGCACCCGGCTCTGGCCGATCACGAAGGGCATCAGCAAGCAGCTGATGCCGATCTACGACAAGCCGATGATCTACTACCCCCTGTCGACGCTGATGATGGCGGACATCCGCGAGGTGCTCATCATCACGACCCCCGAGTACAACGACCAGTTCCGGGCTCTGCTCGGCGACGGCTCGCACCTCGGCATGCGCATCGAGTACGCCGTGCAGCCCTCGCCCGACGGCCTCGCGCAGGCGTTCGTCATCGGCGAGGAGTTCATCGGCGACGACTCGGTCGCGCTCGTCCTCGGCGACAACATCTTCCACGGTGCGGGCCTCGGCACGAGCCTCAGGAAGAACACCGAGATCGACGGCGCGCTGATCTTCGCGTACCACGTCGCCGATCCCACGGCCTACGGCGTGGTCGAGTTCGACGGGGACTTCACGGCCGTCTCCATCGAGGAGAAGCCGGCGCAGCCGAAGAGCGCGTACGCGGTGCCCGGCCTCTACTTCTTCGACAACGACGTGGTCGAGATCGCGAAGGGCATCCAGCCGAGCGAGCGCGGCGAGCTCGAGATCACGGCGGTCAACGACCACTACCTCCAGGCGGGTCGCCTGCGCGTGCAGGTGCTCGACCGCGGGACCGCGTGGCTCGACACCGGCACGTTCGAGAGCATGATGCAGGCCTCCGAGTACGTGAAGGTCATCGAGGACCGCCAGGGCTTCAAGATCGGCTGCATCGAGGAGATCGCGTACCGCGCCGGCTGGATCGACCGGGACGCCCTCGAGGAGCTCGCGCGACCGCTCATCAAGAGCGGGTACGGGCGCTACCTCGTCACGCTGCTCGACGCGTAGGGGCGTCGCCGCCGGTCGGGCCGCCCCGCGTCATCGCGCGGTGAGCTCGCCGGACTGCAGGCCGGAGATGAGGGCCTGCGCGGTGATCTGGATCCCCGCGGGCAGCGGCATGGTGTCGCGCTCGTCGAGGTCGGGCCACACGACGCTCTCGAGGCGCAGGTCCACCGCCTGGTAGCCCGCGAGGGGCGACAGGCCGAGCATCACGTGCGGCCGCGCCTTGCCGAGCGCCGTGAAGTGCCCCAGGAGCGCGCTGATGGTGACGGGCTGCCCCGACGCCAGGATCTTCACCACGTGCGTGTCCGCCGGCAGCTCCAGCAGGCGCGCGGTCGCGTCCCGCACGAGCCGGGCGCAGTCGTCGGCGTAGAGGTAGTCCCGCACCGTCTCGAGCGGGACGTAGATCGACGCCGGCGTGGGGGAGAGGTTCGCGCGGGCCAGCTGCGTGATGAGCCCCTGCGGCTTGCCGACCGCTTGGCGCGGCCCGTACAGGTTCGCGATGCGCCCGATCAGCGTGCGCACGCCGGCGCGCTCGCCGAACGCGCGGACGAGCGCCTCGGCGCGGAGCTTCGCCTCCCCGTAGGGGGCGAGCGGCCGGGGCTCCGTGGCCTCCGTGAAGGGCGGCCTCGCCGCACCCGCGTACACGCCGCCCGCGGACGACGAGTAGAACAGCGCGCCGCCCGGTGCCGGGGCGTCCTCCGCGGCCCGGCCGATCTCGTCGAGCACCGCCTCGAGCTGCCCGAGCTCGTGGTCGAGCTGCGCGCGCGTGCTCCCGGTGACCGCGGCGCCCGCGCACCACATCACGGCCCAGCGGCCGGCCGTGCGGCCGGCTGCGAGGAGCCGCTCCGCTCCCGTCCGCGCGGCGGCGCGCATGACGCGCTCGTCCGTCGTCGTCCAGGGCAGCGGCTCGGCGGGGACGGGAGCCCAGCGGGGATCCGCCGTCAGCGCGTCGAGCAGCGACGCGCCGAGGAGGCCCCGCGCGCCGATGACCCAGACGGGGACGGCGGTCGTCATACGTGTCCGCGCGGGGGACGGCCGTGCGGGCCGTCCAGGGGGTCGCGCACGATCAGGTACGCGGGCCGGCCCTGCGCCATGCCGACCGCGACGCCGACGTACTCCGCGATGATCCCGAGGGAGAACAGGATGATGCCGCTCGAGGCGAGGATCGTCACGATGGTCGACGCCCATCCCGCCGGCACCGAGTTGTCGGTGAGGCGGCTGACGACGATGACGATCACGAAGATCAGCGCGACCACGAGGAAGAGCGCCCCGAGGACGCTCACGGCCCGCAGGCCCCGCGTGCCGCTGGAGAGCACCATGCGCCAGAAGTGCGAGAAGAGGCGGCGGGGCGAGTAGCCGGACTGCCGCTCGCCCTCGTCGCGCAGCGTGATGTCGCATGTCGAGACGCGGTTCGCGACCCAGCCGAGCGCGATGTCGAGGTACACGCCCGACCCCGCGTACGCGGCGACGCTCCGGCCGACGGAGCCGAGCATGAGCCGGTAGCTCTGGAACTGCTCGGCGTCCTGGTCCGAGGACATGGCGTTGAGGACGACCTTCGCGCCGCGCGAGGCCACGTTCCGCAGGAGCCCGTGGGAGGGGGAGTTCGTGGGCTTCGCGTAGACGACCGAGGCGAGGTCGCGCATGGCGACGTCGAGCATGTCGGGGATGAAGCCCGGATCGTGCTGCCCGTCCTCGTCGAGCGTGACGATCCAGTCGCCGCCGGAGGACGCCATGCCCGCGAGGGTCGCGGCGTGCTGCCCGAAGTTGCGGCTCAGCCAGATGGGCCGGACGAACGGGTGCAGGCGCTTGAGGTCCCGGATGACTCGGGGGGATCCGTCGCGCCCGTTGTCGAAGACCAGGAGCACCTCGGTGACGGCGTAGCTGTGGCCGTCGCGGGTGATCTGCGGCACCGTGAACGGCTGGATCTCCGCGAGCAGCGCCTCGAGCGTCAGCTCGCCCTGGTACACGGGGATGACGACGGAGACGGTGTGGTCCGGCGGCAGCGCGGCGTCGACCGCGTCCTGCGGCGCGGAGCCGCTCACGCCGCGCGCCCCGCGGACCGGGACATGCGCCGGCCGAGGTAGAGGTACACGAGCCGACGGGAGAGCGCCTTGGCGCGGGCCATCGCGTCCCCGAGGCGGACGTCGGCACGGGACACCACGCCGGGGTGCTCGTCGAGCACCCAGTGGTGGAAGCCCGCGGCGGCGCTGGCCTGCTCGCCCGCGAGGCGGACGCTCCACTGCGAGTCGGAGATCCGGAACCCCGCGAGGGCCTTCGGGCCGACGGACGCGAAGTCCCCGCGGAGCAGCACCTTCGCGTACGTGGTCTCGTCGATGAGGTAGGGCCAGCGGGAGTCCCACCAGCCGACGGCCTCGAGGTCGGCCCGGCGCATGAGCACGCAGCCCGGCTCCCCGAAGATGTTGGTGCCCGAGCGGACGGTGCGGCGGACGGCGGCGGCGCCGGAGATGGCGATGCGGGATCCGGAGACGCCGTGGTCGCGCACGATCGGACGGCTGTCGGCGTCGACGATGTCGCGCGGGGAGGCGACGAGCACGACCGACGGCGACGCGTCGAGCTCGGCGACCTGCCGCTCGAGGATGGTGGGGTAGAGGAGGTCGTCGCCGCAGACCAGCTTGATCAGCTCGCCCCGGGCCTCCTGGCTCACGCGGTTCCAGTTGCGGAGGGCCCCGCCGCCCGCGTCGGTGCGGAGCAGGCGGACGCGCGGCTCGTCGGCGTAGCGCTGCATCACGTCCCACGTGCCGTCGGTGGAGGAGTGGTCCGCGATGACGACCTCGAAGTCGGTGAACGTCTGCGCCAGCACGGAGTCCACCGTCTCGGCGAGGTAGTCGGCGTTGTTGTAGGCGGGGATGACGATCGAGACGCGTGGGGCCACGTGGCTCTCCTTCGGCAGGGCAGGAGGGGACGCGCCCGGGTCGAGCCCCACCCGGTGCACGTCATCGTGCGACGTGCGACGGAGACCGTGGGCGACCGCGGTGCGCGTGCGGACGGGGGCCATCCTCTCACGACGCCTGCCCGCGACCCGGGAGGCCGCCGCCCACAGCCCCACGGGCGTCGCGCGATGAAGGCGTCCGCGCCCCGCGCATCGGGACGCCGGGACCCCACGGCGCGCCGTGCTGCGCGTGCGGGCATGGACGGTGATCGTCCTGGTACGAGCCTCGGGCTCTCGCGCACCCGGGACGGGGAGCTGGCTGCTCTCCGGTCGATGGCGACGGGGCCCCTCCGGCCGTGCCGCAAGTCGTCTCTTCCGACGACTGGTCCTCGCATCGTGGTGAGGATAGAAATCCTCCAGGCCGACAGAGGAGGACCTGATCGAAATCGAAAACAATCCGAGGCTCGTGGGTCGGCGCGCGGTGGTCATCGGCTTCTCGACCGCCATCGCCGGTCTTGCCACGGTGCCGCTCATGGAATCGCCGACCGGTGCGGCTGCGGCGGCGCTGATCCCCTATCGATGGCCCTTCGACACGGTCCTGTTGCCGCAGACCCGATGGGGCCAGGAATGGGACGCTCCACGCAAGGGCGGTCGACGACACGGCGGGGCGGACTTCAACGTCGGCGACAACAACATCGGGACGCGGATCTACTCCATCGCCTCCGGCGTCGTCGTCCGTGGCGAATACGCGCAACAGCCGTCCGGGGTCCAGAACAACAAGTTCGGCAACTACGTGACCATCAAGAACGATGACGGCATGTACGCGAGCTACGCGCACATGCGAGACGCTCCGACGGTGAGGCCCGGCACGAGGGTCGCGCTGGGGCAGCACATCGGCTATCTGGGGTCGACCGGCACGGACACTCCGCATCTGCACCTGGAGATGCGGACCGGTGACCACGCGATGTCCTACACGGTGCAGGACGACTTCGATCCCGTGCCGTACGTCAATTCACGGCTCGGGGTCACCAAGCCGATCCCGACGATCTCCGTTTCGGAAGAAGATGAGGAAGACATGTACATAACCAGAGGCGCGACAGGCACGGTAGCCGTGTTCGGAGGCGGGTTCCGCACGGAGGACGGCAACGCCGGTCGGCACCAGTTCGCCAGCGAGGCCGAGTACCTGAAATGGCGGATCGTGCTCAATGCGTACAACGCGAACATCGACCAGACCGGGGGCGATGCCCGTGGCAAGCGGTATGTCCCCCCGTTGAACCTGAAGGACGTGATGGTCGTCGATGATCCGACCTGGTTCGTGATCTGCGGCATGTGGGGCGTGTAGTACCGTCTCGCGCAGGTGCCCCGCTGGACGACCGGATCCTCCGTCCGGCCGGGGCGCCATCTCGACGGACGACCTGATCCGTGGCCGTGAGCCCACGCCGGGACCGGCCGCCGGGACGCCGCCCGGGGCGCGTGCCGGGTGGATGTCGCCGACGTCCCGCTGGCGTGGACGACGCTCCGCGTGCGGGAGGCTGCTCCGCGCGGGGGAGGCCGCTGCCGTGCGTGCGGACCTGCGATCTCGTCGCGGCCGGCTCGCAAGGGGCTAGGCATTAGGGTGATTGCGGTCCCGGCGGCTGCACGCGTCACGGGTGGACCTCAGGCGACGAACGGAACCCCTCTCACACATGCGCAGCAAGCTGTCCTGGCCGCTGGCCGCCGTCATGGCGACGATCGTGGGCGCGATCATCCCGATGCTCTTCTTCCGGGGCTACTACTTCGTCAACGACACGGAGGCGGGCGCGTACGGCCAGTGGTTCGAGATCGGTCGGCGGATCCTCGAGGGCAACTGGTCCCTGCTGAACCCGACCGTGTGGCAGTCCGGCAACTACCAGGCCGAGGGCGCGTGGGGCATCTACAGCCCCTTCCTCTGGGCCGTCGGTCTCGGCTCGCAGCTGATGTCGAACGCCGCCCTGTACTCGACCATCGTCAAGCTCGTCTGCCTCGCCATCGCCTCCGCCGGT
This window encodes:
- the rfbA gene encoding glucose-1-phosphate thymidylyltransferase RfbA encodes the protein MKGIILAGGSGTRLWPITKGISKQLMPIYDKPMIYYPLSTLMMADIREVLIITTPEYNDQFRALLGDGSHLGMRIEYAVQPSPDGLAQAFVIGEEFIGDDSVALVLGDNIFHGAGLGTSLRKNTEIDGALIFAYHVADPTAYGVVEFDGDFTAVSIEEKPAQPKSAYAVPGLYFFDNDVVEIAKGIQPSERGELEITAVNDHYLQAGRLRVQVLDRGTAWLDTGTFESMMQASEYVKVIEDRQGFKIGCIEEIAYRAGWIDRDALEELARPLIKSGYGRYLVTLLDA
- a CDS encoding NAD-dependent epimerase/dehydratase family protein — encoded protein: MTTAVPVWVIGARGLLGASLLDALTADPRWAPVPAEPLPWTTTDERVMRAAARTGAERLLAAGRTAGRWAVMWCAGAAVTGSTRAQLDHELGQLEAVLDEIGRAAEDAPAPGGALFYSSSAGGVYAGAARPPFTEATEPRPLAPYGEAKLRAEALVRAFGERAGVRTLIGRIANLYGPRQAVGKPQGLITQLARANLSPTPASIYVPLETVRDYLYADDCARLVRDATARLLELPADTHVVKILASGQPVTISALLGHFTALGKARPHVMLGLSPLAGYQAVDLRLESVVWPDLDERDTMPLPAGIQITAQALISGLQSGELTAR
- a CDS encoding glycosyltransferase, yielding MSGSAPQDAVDAALPPDHTVSVVIPVYQGELTLEALLAEIQPFTVPQITRDGHSYAVTEVLLVFDNGRDGSPRVIRDLKRLHPFVRPIWLSRNFGQHAATLAGMASSGGDWIVTLDEDGQHDPGFIPDMLDVAMRDLASVVYAKPTNSPSHGLLRNVASRGAKVVLNAMSSDQDAEQFQSYRLMLGSVGRSVAAYAGSGVYLDIALGWVANRVSTCDITLRDEGERQSGYSPRRLFSHFWRMVLSSGTRGLRAVSVLGALFLVVALIFVIVIVVSRLTDNSVPAGWASTIVTILASSGIILFSLGIIAEYVGVAVGMAQGRPAYLIVRDPLDGPHGRPPRGHV
- a CDS encoding glycosyltransferase family 2 protein; the protein is MAPRVSIVIPAYNNADYLAETVDSVLAQTFTDFEVVIADHSSTDGTWDVMQRYADEPRVRLLRTDAGGGALRNWNRVSQEARGELIKLVCGDDLLYPTILERQVAELDASPSVVLVASPRDIVDADSRPIVRDHGVSGSRIAISGAAAVRRTVRSGTNIFGEPGCVLMRRADLEAVGWWDSRWPYLIDETTYAKVLLRGDFASVGPKALAGFRISDSQWSVRLAGEQASAAAGFHHWVLDEHPGVVSRADVRLGDAMARAKALSRRLVYLYLGRRMSRSAGRAA
- a CDS encoding M23 family metallopeptidase, with protein sequence MGRRAVVIGFSTAIAGLATVPLMESPTGAAAAALIPYRWPFDTVLLPQTRWGQEWDAPRKGGRRHGGADFNVGDNNIGTRIYSIASGVVVRGEYAQQPSGVQNNKFGNYVTIKNDDGMYASYAHMRDAPTVRPGTRVALGQHIGYLGSTGTDTPHLHLEMRTGDHAMSYTVQDDFDPVPYVNSRLGVTKPIPTISVSEEDEEDMYITRGATGTVAVFGGGFRTEDGNAGRHQFASEAEYLKWRIVLNAYNANIDQTGGDARGKRYVPPLNLKDVMVVDDPTWFVICGMWGV